A stretch of DNA from Candidatus Thorarchaeota archaeon:
AGATTGAGGACCTGAGGCCGAATCTGGAGGAATTCGCTATATTCAGTGCCTGTTCGACACTGGACACCTTCATGACAGGGAGAGCAGGTGCAAATACCTCCTCCTGCATCACCCGCATGTCAGTGGATGCATCTACCAGCACCGTGGGTTTGTAGAAGAAACCTGCGGGGTCCTCCTTCCCTGTATAGTCACATCGAAAGCCCCCGGTTCTCACCTTGGCACCCTTTGCCAGTGCATCCTCCATCTGATCAAGTAGGAGATACAGTGCGGTGAGTCCCACCGGTGGGAGGCTGACTTTAGGATCAGAGGGACGCCCAATGCACAGACGCTCGGCCTCTTCCACCACTAGGTTCACCAAGTCGTCATGCAAGGTGTCCTGTACGAGAAGACGCTTGACAGCCATGCAGGCCTGACCGCTTCCTAAGAACCTCCCCTTGACAATCATCTTTGCGGCAAACTCAAGGTCAACGTCTCGCCCCCAGACCAGTGAGGCATCACTTCCAGCCAGCTCTGGCGCCATCTGAATTCTATGCCTGGTCGCGTCAGCCCACAGCTCGACACCCGTCTCGCTATCACCGTACCAGACAAGGGCGCCCACGGCAGGGTCTGTGATGAACCGGTCCATCATACTCTTCCCGCCTCCAGTGACGACCTGCATGATTGCAGGTGGCAGACCGAGTTCGAGAAACCTTCTCATGAAGATCCTTCCGAGCATCATGGTACTGAGAGGCACTTTACTCGGTGGTTTGAGTATTGTTGCATTCCCTGCAAGGATAGACGAGGTTATACTCAGTATTCCCAGTGCAAGAGGGGAGTTGTAGGGGGTGAATAGACATGCGACACCATAGGGCTCCCTGAAGCGGTAGTTCTTGCCTCCGTCTCTTCCTGGTGTCTCAATCAGGTCCAGTTCACGGCCCCAGAGCTCGAAGGTCTCACGTTCCAGATACTCTGTGAACATCGACCATGTCCACTCGAAGGTCTTTATTGGCACGCCCTCTTTCACGGAGACGTCCCTTACAACCTCGAACTGCTTCTTCACTTCTAGGCCTGCCTGAAACAGCGCATCGATGCGTTCATCTAGAGTAGTCCCCATACCACTCCTTCTGAATGGGTTGTAGAGTGCATGGTGGTCTCGGACCCCGGCAGCAATTGCAGTGCGTATGTCCGTCTCTCTGGCTAGACACACTTGTGCGTACACGACGTCATCGAGTTCGTCGTTTGAGTACTTGGGTACACCATGAGCCCTGCGATAGTCGCGGAGATAGCGCATCTCAGGTGTTGAGCTTGGGATTAGGCTTGGCAACTTGGAGAAGACTATACGTTGGCTTCCCTTTGCTTCTCTCATCTGCAAAGCGATTGCGAGGCCCGGGTCAACAACCACACGGTCCATGTCTGGAAATGACATATATCGCCCTGTGTCGACTTCAGTGCCATCCACCAGAACGGGGTACTTCTCCATCAGGTGACCTCCGAGAGTCAAGGGCCGTTGCCCCCTCTTGCTTCTAATAGCCTTTCTGTTCCTGCTCAGTGAACTCACAGCAGTCGTTCGTACATCTGCACAAGCATTCCCTCATCTTGATAGTAAGGCTCACCCCACGGGCGGAAACCGAACTTCTTCATCAGTCTCTCTCCAATCTCATGTCCAACTAGAATGTTGCAGTAGTTGCGCACACAGCCAAGCTGTCGACCATACTCTGCGAACTGAACGTACATTGCCGATGCAAGACCTGAATCACGACACTCTGGGACGACCGTCTGTTGTTCCCCATAGAGTCCCTTCTCTGTACGAATGGCCTTGTAGACACCAACAATCCTGCCGCGGAGCCGCGCGCCGAAGTAGTGGTATCCATTTCTCATGTCCTCCACAATCTGCTGGGCGGTGTAGCATCGCTTCTTGCGCCATGATTCAGGGTACTCTGACAGTAATGGCCACACCGTCCTGAAGAGCTCTGAGATCTCTTCAGCGTGTTCTTCGCCGAACTCAACTATCCGGATGTGTTCATTGTCCCTACGGGTCATTGTCATTCTGCTCCGTGTCATCAGGACTCGAGACTCGGAGAGAGATGTATCTCATTCTCACCAAGTCTACGCGTTGTGTCGTGCCCAGTCATATGCTTCTTGGATTGGAGTACATCCTCCGCACTTGTGACACCCTGCACTTGTATCAGCGGGGTTAAGACCACTTCGATAGAGCAGGGCGCCTACTCTCTTATAGAAGTCGATATTCTCCTCACCGCGTCCCACATAGCTTGGAACAAGACCAGAGAGGCGGCTGCCCGATGCGGGACGGAATGGAGTCACAACAGGTAGGACCCCCAACTGACAGACGTCCTCTGCCATCTTGAGGGTTGAATCTGTGTTCTCACCGAGACCGTGAAGCAGGAAGGTACTGACGTTGCCACGTCCAAAGTGGCCTACAGCCTTAGTCCAGCATCGTCTGTATAGGTCAGTCGGTCCGTGGATCTGCTTTCCCGGGCACATCGACATCCTGAGCTTCTCGTCTGCACACTCCAGATGCATACCGACGGCGTTCACTCCTGCTGCAGCCACTCTCTCTATGTGCTCCAAGTCAGTGGGAGGCTCGAACTGAACACCAATCGGGACATCAGAAAAATCCCTTATGCGCTTCACTATCGCGACGATCCGGTTGATGCCCATGTCCTCGGACTCTGGCGTACCTGTCGTGATGAGAAGGTCGGAGACAACTCCTTCAGCCAGAGCTGCCCTCACGACATTCGCGATCTGCTCAGGGGTCTTCTCAAGAATTGTGTCACCGGACTGAAGGGATGTCGGGATGGTGCAGAACCTGCACTGTTCACCAGTCTTCCAATACCTGCACATCTGGTATGCAGTCGTGGCCAGAGTGCTGCTCCCGTGAAGAAGGGCTATCTTGTAGAAGGGCACTCCATCAGCAGTACGCAAGTCATAGAATTGCGGACGTGGCACTGTCCTCAGCTCAAATCGGCCGTCGTACAGCCAGATCCGTTCATCGTCGGTGGGCTCGAGGACTGCGGATCCATATACTCTGGCTGACCTCGCGTCTCTGACTGCAACGCCACAGGCTCGCCCATTTGGTAGAATGAAATAGCGACTGCCGACCGGTCCAGCCCCGCCCTTTCGCACACCACTCTCCGTATCAGGCAGTCTGGCACCTTCGGTGAGGAGTCGTATCTTCAGCCTGAGCAGAGTCTCTTCGTCCATGCTGGGTCTGCATTGCTTCTGGTTATCTAATCAGTCTTAGCTTAGAGGCTATCACGGTTCATCGTGGTGCTGACCGATGCTCACGAAGCGCATGGAGGAGAAACTCGGAGAGGTCGAAAACCGCAAGCTTGTCTTCAGACTCTGAATCAAGCAGGTTCTTGCAGAAGGGACAGGCCGTCACAAGATACCGTGCACCAGTCCTCTGCGCATGGAGCACTCGCTCGGCGCCTATCGCTCTTGCAGCAGTGGGGTATAGGAGGCGAAGCCCTGCGCCGTTACCACAGCATGATGCGTTCTCTCGATTCCGTTCCATCTCCACGACGGGTCTTCCGGAGACTCGTTCAATCACGACCCTGGGCTCATCGTATATGCCTGAGTGTCGACCGAGATGACATGGGTCATGGTATGTTATGTCTGAGTCGACAGAGCCTCTCGGTAGAGTGTCGAGATGGCTGTACAGAAGCTGGCTCAGATGCACGACAGGCGTGTCAATCATAACACCTAGAGAGGCGTAGTCCTTTGTGAGAGCTCTGAAACACCCGGGACAACTGGTCACAATCGAGTAGACCTCTAGAGAGTTGAAGACCTCCGTGTTGTGTTCTGCCAACGCTTTGGCTTCTTCGGCAAAACCCGTTCTGAGGAGAGGTGACCCGCAGCACCACTCATCCCCCGTGACAACAATGTCAAGACCGAGAAACTCCGAGAGCAGCCTTGAAGTGCTGCGAGCTATGTTCCTCTCTCGATACGACGCTGTACATCCGACAAAGTAGGCAATCCTAGCCCCCTCGATGCCACGATCGGTCTGCCACTCGGTGCGATGCTCGTGGGGCTCTCCAAATGGGTTGTGATGCTGGTGGACGGCATCTCGAAGGCCGTCAAGGGCGGGGGGATAGGTCCCTGCCTCGACCAGCCTGACTCGTGCCTTCTCCACCGCCTGTGCGATGTCCACTCCCGGCAGACACCATGTGAGACAATGACTGCACTCAAGACACTGATAGAGCACATCGATGGCTCGTTCGTCCAGGTCCCGGACGCCCATTGCCTCTTGGTGCAGCAGTAGTGCCCGACCGTGAGGAGTGGGAGAGTCGGAACGCCATGCAAAGAACGTGGGACAGACGTGTCTGCACATCTTTGGGCATGCTGCACACATCCGCAACAATGAGTCGAGCTGCTCTTCCGTCACATTCGTCCCCCCAGACCCATCTTGCCGGGGTTGAGAATACCGTTCGGGTCGAGTACATCCTTTATCTTCTTGAGCACTTCGAATGCTGAGCCAAGCTCCGCCTCTGTATAGGTCGACCGAGTAAGGCCAATTCCGTGTTGATGGCTCATGGTCCCTCCCTCACGGAGGCAGGCTGCAACACCCTCATCCCAGACCTGCTTGTACTTGGCCCATGCGGACTCTGCATCAGCCTCGGACACGAAGAAGATCATGTATATGCTTCCGCCGTTCGGATACATGTGGGAGAAGTGTGACATGACAACAGCACCTTGCGCCTCCATTGAGGTCTTCATCGCGCGATACACCGATTCCAGCTTGTCATAGGTGGCCACGATGTCAATTGTGTCTCCGAGTGAATAGCCACTAGTAGTGAACTTCGTGGGGTAGTACATGTCGTACCGGTGCTCCCACCACCGCTTTGCTGGCCCTTCACCATAGTCCTTTGCACCACGATCAATACAGACCTCCACCGAGACTCTCTCATCCAGTTCCACGCGTTCTTGGGACCCGTCAAAGGCAAGCAGCAGCATACAGTCTCCCTCGGTGATGTCAAAGTGGCTGCTCATGCTCATGGCGGTGTCTTCTGGGTCGTAGAGGCGGACCACGGAAGGCACCACACCCCTTCGAAACACCTCTCGAATGGCGTCAAGTCCGCTGGAGACGTCCTTGAAACACATGCTACGAAATCGCCGCACCTGCGGAATCGGAAACAGCTTCAGTACCGCCTCTGTGATGACGCAGAGTGTGCCCTCGGACCCGATGAACAACTGCTTGAGGTCGGGGCCCACAGAATGCCGGGGTACCGCTTTGCACTCGATGACGGACCCGTCTGCAAGGACTACTTGCAGACCAAGGGTGAGGTCCTCTATCTTGCCGTATAGTGAGGACATCGAACCACCGGACCTCGTTGCAATGAAGCCACCTATGTTTGACGCGCGCAGCGACGTCGGAGTGTGCCCTGTTGTATAGCCATGCCGAGCGACCTCCTCCTCCAAGTCGATGCCGATGACGCCGGCCTGCACCCGGACCGTCATTGACTGATGGTCTATCTCGTATATCTTGTTCATGCGTTTCAGGTCCAACTGAATCCCGCCATAGATGGGCAGTGTACCCCCGCACGTCCCTGCACCACCGCCCACAGGTACCACAGGGACCTTGAGTCGGCTTGCGGCGGCTAGCACCTGTGACACTTCAGACACACTCTGAGGAAAGACCACGATGTCAGCAAGAGGCAGTCTCTCTCCAGCCCGTATCTTTGCCTCGCTCAGTGGCCATGCATCGTGGGCGTTCAGAATGCGGTCCGTCTCATTGACAATGCAATGCTCAGCTCCTACAATCTGCGTGAGCTCGTGTACAAGACTCTGCTTGAGTTTCGAGTCCAACTCTGTTCTCATCTCCTCAGAGGGAGTCGCGTTGCGATGAACACAGTCAGGTCATCCACTTGAACTGAGCTTCCGGCCTTGAACAGGCTGTCCTCAATCTGAGATGTGCACAACGGACAGGGTGCGACGACCCGGTCTGCTCCACATTTCATGATTCCAACTGCGTTCTCAACCGTGACCGCATCCGCCACGTCGCGAGAGTGATGAGCAACGAGTCCACCCCCACCACAACAGGAGTCAGAGACACCAGTACGTACCACCTCGACGCCGGGAATACCATCGAGGATGTCCAGAGCGTACTCCGACACTCTCCGCGATACATGTCTGATCAGATGGCAGGGGTCATGCACAGCCAGTCTCAATGTGTCCGAACCCGCTGCTCTTCGACTCAGTTCACTGATGACTCTTCCAAGACCTATCTGTTCCACCAGAAACTCTATGATGTGATATACGGGCAGACCCCAGTGCCTCTGAGTAGACATGTCTGTCAGATTCGATGTGCATCCAGCACACGTCGTGACTATCATCTCGGCTTTGACTGCGAGTGCTTTCTGTCGAACCGTTTCTGCAAGACGTTCTGCGTTCATCCTGTCGCCCATCAGACGTGAGGGCAGTCCGCAACACGACATCTCATCCATGACCGAATAGTCGACGCCGAAGTGATGCAGAATGAGCTTGGCTGCCTCTCGGACTTCCTGAGACCTCTCTTCAGCTTGACATCCGGGATAGTAGAGCACCTTTGCGCCGCTGGAGGTCCTGTCTGGAATATACGGAAGTGAATGGTGTTCAAGGTGCATATCGCGGCTCTCGGCCTTCTCCTCCGGGTCATCCCAAGGTGTGAAAGCCAGGGCGTGTTGCTCAATCGTTTCCCTGAGGCCATGAAGTGCTCGGGGTACCAAGTCCGGTCTGGTAGCAAACAGACGCGCCCGGACAATGTTGACGACCTCGGGAATGTCAACCTTCTTTGGGCAGACCTCTCGACAGGTGCCGCATCCGGTACACAGGTACACCTTGTCGCCAGTGGACCAGAACTCCGGAGGGGACCGGCTAAGCTCAACAGCGATGCTTCTTGGGCCACTGAAGCGGTCTACGCCGACAGCAGCCACGACGGGACAGTGGCCCAAGCATATTCCACAGTTCATGCAGGCCTCTACAGAGCGCACCACTTCTGACTCGTGCAGAGAATAGGGGATGATACGTTCTCTGGAGAGGGTGCCCAGTACGTACTTGTAAGCCTCTTCCTCGCCCATCTTAATCAACACCTCCGAGCTGTGATGAGTTGAGACCGGCGCGTCGTCCAGTTACCATTGCGACACCCAAGCCGCTCTTCTCCGACGAATAGTTGTATCCCGACAGCAGTGCGCCAGCCGCGAAGAGGTTGTGTGCTACAACTGTGCCATCAGGGTTCACTGGTCTGAAGTGGCTGTCAACGACAAGCCCAATACTGAACACAGGCTGCCCCCAGTATGGTAGTGCGACTCGAGTGGTGTGGTCGAAGGCCCTGCTGGCAGCAGCAGAGTAGAAGCCCTTGGTGACTGGTGTGATACCAAAGGCCGTTTCGACAGCGCCTCTCTCGTCAACCCTGATCCCGCCCCCGATATACTTGCCAGTAGCAAGGACCACTGACTTCGCTGAGACCTCCACTACTCTCCTCGGTCCGGTGCATGTGACGGTCACCACTGTCTTGTCCTCCTTCTTGGCACGTACCGCCTCGAATCCGGATAGTATGTTTCCTCCTGCGGACCCGAATAATGCCTCAAGAGCCAGTTGTAGTCTGAGCCCGGGCACTGAGGGCGGAAACGAGAGCAGCTCGAAGACAGTAACGCCCATTTCCCGCTCAAGGGTCTCACGGTTTCTCCTTGCATTTCTGATGCCGAGGACTGGTGGAAGTGCGACGTGTGTGGCACCAACCTGCTCAACGTGCGGTCTGAGGGCGTCCACTAGTGACAGCACAGTCCCTTCCAGATCCAAGTGTCTCGCTAGTTCTATTGAGGAGATGTTACACGGACCACCGCGAGGTGAGAAGCCTACCGTGCAGCTGGCTGTCTTCTTGGGGCGCTCTCTGGTTTCTGGTCCGGTCGAGATGTACGACCTCGCCGCTGCAACTGGATTGAACTCGGGGTGACCTCGTACTCCGGCAAAGAGGACGGTGTGGTCGCTCTCGGTCTCAATGCTCTTCGAGTACATTGTGTCCTGCACAAGGCATGTGGGTTTGCGGGTCCCAAGCACTGTCAATGGTAGAAGGTTGGCATCCATGCTACCTATGAACTGAAGACCCGGTCCGTTGATGTGTGACTTGAACCAATCGATGGACTCCTTGACTACTTCCTTAATCCCATCAGCAGACTCCTCACACCCTGACCAGTTCGCACCTGCAACGCAGTACGGATGAAGAGGGAATGCCTCTGGGAAGGCCGCCAGTCCTTCTGATGCGGAGCCGAACTGAGGGTGTCCTCCTGGCATATACCCGAGGACATCAATGGCACCTGATGACATGGACGTGGCGCCCTCTCCTTTTCTTATCAGGAGCACACGACACCCTCTTTGTGCCGCACTGGCTCCTGCGACCAGACCTGCCATCCCACCACCGATGACCAACACGTCAGTCTCAACCATATTCAGTCTCTCTCCTCCCATGGCTTGAGCTCGTAGTTGGTGTATTCCTGGTCAAGGTTGGCCACACAGGCATAGACCCCCTGTACGACCTCTTCCTGTGCCACCTGCTCTCCACGAAGAGGTGGTCGCTTCCCCTTCCAACGCTCGGCCAGAAAGTCGACTATCTCGGCTCTCATCTCCTGGCCGTCTAGGTCCAGCTCCTCAGCGAACACGGCTGCAGCCTTGAAGGTGCAGAATGTGCCCTGGCATGGACCAGTCCCGAGTCGAACTCTTCTCCGGAGGTCATTGATTGTGCGAGGGAACTCCTCTCGAATCGCATATCGAATCTCTGCTTCAATCACCGGTTCACAGGTGCAGATGGTGGTCTTCCACTCCGGATGCTCTCGTGTCATCTCAAGGACCTTGGTTGCATTCGTTCCCCTACGCGCACGAAGTCGTTCTACCGCGTGTTGAGACACCCCGTACTCCCGGGCAAGTGACACCACATCGACGTCGCTCTCGTTGCCTGGTAATGGTTCAATGTGTGTCCTGCATTGAGACTCTCTGCCAAGCTTTGCACAGACCAGATTCGTTGCAGCTTCAGCCATGTGGCGACACATCACTAGCTTGCCGCCCGTGAAGCTCACAAGTCCCCCGACCCCATCGCGCTCATGGTCTATTAGCTCATAGCCTCTCGTCACTTTCCCCTCCGGCTTCTTCCAGTCTGCAACGAGAGGCCGTACACCTTCCATCGTCCTGACTATCCGCGCCTCGCGTATGGATGGAATGACCCACTCGATGCTCTTCAGAAGATACTCGATCTCGTCCTGTTCCGTGACAAGCGTGTCTGGGTCCTCCCATGTATCAAGAGCAGTGGTCCCAAGCAGGACCGTGTTCTCATGTGGGAAGAGATAGATCATGCGCCCATCGACGGCCTTCGCAATAATCCCGACGTTGACCACCCGACGGTCCAAGACGACATGAGCTCCCTTGTTGAGACGGATCTCCAGGTCTGCACCAGCCATTCTTGCAACCTTGTCGGCCCAAGGCCCAGTGGCATTCACGACAGTCTTGGTGGTCACACGCTCCTTCTGGCGCGTCAGACGATTGAAGAACACAACCTCTTCCACAGCACCATCTCTAGTTGTGACCTCTATGACTTCGCAGTACGTCTTGATGTCTGCCCCATGAGACCGAGCGTCCATAGCTTGTAGAATGCACAGTCTGAATGGGTCGATGAAGAACTCCTCGAAGTACATGCTGGCAATCAGGTTCGGGTTGATCTTGGGCTCGATCTTCAACGAGTCCTCAGGTGTGAGGAAGAGCACGGGCGGCACCTCTCTGGATGCCGCGCGCTTGGAGTACTCCTCAGCAAAGCTGCCTCCCGAAGACAGGTCCCCCATCTCGAGCATCGGAGTCAGAATGGGGTTCTTCATTATCAGATGTCGGGCGATTCGGTTGAAGTGCACCACCTCCTCGGAGCACATGTCGACGATGTGTGGCTCCTCCATGTACTTCAGACCTGAGGATATCATGCCGGCACACGTCCCCACGGTTGCCGAAGCAATGTCGTCTCTCTCTATGAGCAAGGACTTGAGACCGCGCATGGCACAGTCTCGTACTACGGCAGTACCTGTACTGCCTCCACCAATCACCACAACATCGTATTCTTTCGGCATGGTATTCTACGTCACCACATGAGCAGTCGAGTGGCAGGCAAACTGTGGGGCATGGCATTGCAGGAGAGTATGGTGCGATACAACTCTTTCGGAAACATCCACGATTGGGTTAAAAGGAACGCCCTGTGGTGGTTGTCTAAATGATATGCGGCCATGGTCGCATAGGAGAATGGAACTGATGCCCACTTACAACTTGGGGACTCTAACCATCGTGCAGCATGATGTGAAGAAGCTGACTGACGCTCTCGGCATCCCAGAACACCGATTCAGCGACCTTGTTGACCTTGCCAAGAAGGCCTGGGAATTCGGCGATACGGTGAGTCAAAGCATGGAGTACATCGCGCAACGCGTCAACGGTTCTGAGTTGGTCCTTACTCTCGTTTTCCTTGGCCGCTACTGGGAAGAGAGTCAGGCTAACAAGTAGCGCGTGCGAATGAGTGGAGCGACTGTGGGCGCGTCACAGAAGCGTGCGGATTGCGTATACAGCCGCTGTGAATGCTCGTGAAGAGCAGCATGGGACACTCACGCAGGCCTCGACTGGTGCAAGAGCTCACAACTGACGTGGAACGAGATGTGTCCTGCGTGCGATTGTGAAGAGCTAGACACAGTGACCTCCGCGAGAGGAAGAATGGTGGTGGGCATCTAGCCCACCTCTGTCTCTTGGTTCTATGCGCTGTTCGACTCCGCGGCGGAGTCGTCATGTGCAACTATCATGGTGAGTCCACTGACTCTGACCATTCGTACAGTTTCACCTGCCTTGATTGGTGGACCTGATGTCTTCGCCCACCAGATCTCTGCTCCCGACTTGACCTTTCCCCTCGGATTGATATCTGTCAGCGCAACAAGACCTCTCGTGCGGCCGTACTGATACTCTGGCCACTCCTTGTATCCACGCAACAGGAAGAATGAGATCCCCATCATGAGGAATATGGCTCCAGTCATGATGAAGATTGCCGTTCTGCCAGTGGGGTCTCCAATCATTGCGACAACAATCATGACTGCATATATGGGGAATAGGACACACGAGGACTTCACATCCACGAGCGCTCCGCCATCAGCCATTCCCGCGCCATTTGTGAACATGGTGAACAGCAGGTACATCACGACGCCTATCGCAATGAGCATCCACCACTGGCCTTCAATTGAGTACCCTGTCCAGAAGACCTGAAACACGAACAGTATGAGTATCAGTGGGATGATGACCTGAGACATTGCCTTGCCAGTTGCCGGGTCCACAGTCAGTACGATGAATGTCAGGATGATCCCCATGAGAATGAGTGCGGCAAACGGGTTGTAGATGAACATCCCTACAACCCATCCCATCAAGGAAAGCATCATCAAGACCACAACAATCTTGATCCACGCGTCCATTTGCCTGCCTCCTAGTCCTCAGCATCAGTTCCCTTGTTCTTGGGCAACTTCACTCCACCGGTGCCAGCAGTCATCGCAACAGCGGCTCCGACACTGGTCCCGACTTCTGGTAGGTTCGTCGGAACCATGATTATCAGGTTTGCATTTTTGCTGATCTCTTGCATTATGTTCCAGGTACGCAACACGAAGCCCACCTGAGACTCCTCGTAGCTCTTGGCTGCCTTGAGCATGGCCTCGGATGCTTCCAGCTCAGCCTGGGCCAGGGTTATCCTTGCCCTCCTTTCTCTCTCAGCCTGTGCCTCTCTGCTCATAGCGTCCTGAAGCTGGGTTGGAATGACGACATCCCTGATCTCAACTGCTGTGACCTTGATGCCCCACTGTTCGGTCTTCTCGTCAATCAGCTCCTGAAGGTGTGTGGCTATCTTGTCACGCTCAGAGAGTAGCTCATCCAGCGTGACTTTGCCAGTTGTCTCACGTAGTGTCGTCTGTGCAGCGAGTTCTACTGCGACCGTGTACCTCTCAACACTCAGAATTGCTCTCTCGACATCTATGACCCTGAAGTACATGACTGCGTCGACTACCACGGGAACGTTGTCCTTCGTCAGAGACCTCTCTGTCTTGAATGCATAGGTCTGAATCCTCATGGAAACCCGCATGGCGACCTTCTCGAAGATTGGCCATATCCAGATGATACCGGGTCCCTTGATGCGTTTGAATTTGCCGATGCGCAGTATGGCGACTCGCTCCCATTCTTGAAGTACCTTCAGGCCACTGGCTACAAAGAGCATGAGACCAATAAGCGCGAAGAGTACTAGCGTGAGAAGCAGTGTGGAATTGATTATCTGCATCTTCAATTCTCCTGTCCTTTCGGTTTTGTGTGACGGAATGAACCAGTCCAGTTCCCCCGTTCCACATATCCTACACTGCGAGTACATATGAACTTTCGGTACCCCGGACCGTGTTGAAGTCAGGTTCGGAGTCTGCGGAGGGGCTGCCGCGCTTTCCGATTCGTACTAGCATGGCACACGGAGCCACCGCATATACCATTCTCAGCTCTGAGGCGGCAAGTTGAAACCACTCATGCGATAGAGTCGCACAGGCTGGAATGACCTACGTGCTGTACTGCACATCGTGTGCTGGATAGGTGTCCACTCGCTCTGCTCTCTCTTCTGTCGGAAGGATGACTCCTGCGTGTCTCACCGCCTGAATCAGAGCTCCTGCCAGTAGAGCAACCATGACTGACGCTATACCTCTTTCCAACGGGTATATCAGCAGGACCGCCAGGAAGATTGTCGCTATCGCTTCTG
This window harbors:
- a CDS encoding aldehyde dehydrogenase family protein; its protein translation is MEKYPVLVDGTEVDTGRYMSFPDMDRVVVDPGLAIALQMREAKGSQRIVFSKLPSLIPSSTPEMRYLRDYRRAHGVPKYSNDELDDVVYAQVCLARETDIRTAIAAGVRDHHALYNPFRRSGMGTTLDERIDALFQAGLEVKKQFEVVRDVSVKEGVPIKTFEWTWSMFTEYLERETFELWGRELDLIETPGRDGGKNYRFREPYGVACLFTPYNSPLALGILSITSSILAGNATILKPPSKVPLSTMMLGRIFMRRFLELGLPPAIMQVVTGGGKSMMDRFITDPAVGALVWYGDSETGVELWADATRHRIQMAPELAGSDASLVWGRDVDLEFAAKMIVKGRFLGSGQACMAVKRLLVQDTLHDDLVNLVVEEAERLCIGRPSDPKVSLPPVGLTALYLLLDQMEDALAKGAKVRTGGFRCDYTGKEDPAGFFYKPTVLVDASTDMRVMQEEVFAPALPVMKVSSVEQALNIANSSRFGLRSSIYTDDVNVRLKWAKGIEAAGVNISQDHLYFDPHMPHLGGYKNSGIIGAKYFPVMLTRMKYVHVGPGCEFM
- a CDS encoding GNAT family N-acetyltransferase, whose protein sequence is MTRRDNEHIRIVEFGEEHAEEISELFRTVWPLLSEYPESWRKKRCYTAQQIVEDMRNGYHYFGARLRGRIVGVYKAIRTEKGLYGEQQTVVPECRDSGLASAMYVQFAEYGRQLGCVRNYCNILVGHEIGERLMKKFGFRPWGEPYYQDEGMLVQMYERLL
- a CDS encoding radical SAM protein produces the protein MDEETLLRLKIRLLTEGARLPDTESGVRKGGAGPVGSRYFILPNGRACGVAVRDARSARVYGSAVLEPTDDERIWLYDGRFELRTVPRPQFYDLRTADGVPFYKIALLHGSSTLATTAYQMCRYWKTGEQCRFCTIPTSLQSGDTILEKTPEQIANVVRAALAEGVVSDLLITTGTPESEDMGINRIVAIVKRIRDFSDVPIGVQFEPPTDLEHIERVAAAGVNAVGMHLECADEKLRMSMCPGKQIHGPTDLYRRCWTKAVGHFGRGNVSTFLLHGLGENTDSTLKMAEDVCQLGVLPVVTPFRPASGSRLSGLVPSYVGRGEENIDFYKRVGALLYRSGLNPADTSAGCHKCGGCTPIQEAYDWARHNA
- a CDS encoding (Fe-S)-binding protein, whose protein sequence is MTEEQLDSLLRMCAACPKMCRHVCPTFFAWRSDSPTPHGRALLLHQEAMGVRDLDERAIDVLYQCLECSHCLTWCLPGVDIAQAVEKARVRLVEAGTYPPALDGLRDAVHQHHNPFGEPHEHRTEWQTDRGIEGARIAYFVGCTASYRERNIARSTSRLLSEFLGLDIVVTGDEWCCGSPLLRTGFAEEAKALAEHNTEVFNSLEVYSIVTSCPGCFRALTKDYASLGVMIDTPVVHLSQLLYSHLDTLPRGSVDSDITYHDPCHLGRHSGIYDEPRVVIERVSGRPVVEMERNRENASCCGNGAGLRLLYPTAARAIGAERVLHAQRTGARYLVTACPFCKNLLDSESEDKLAVFDLSEFLLHALREHRSAPR
- a CDS encoding FAD-binding oxidoreductase; its protein translation is MDSKLKQSLVHELTQIVGAEHCIVNETDRILNAHDAWPLSEAKIRAGERLPLADIVVFPQSVSEVSQVLAAASRLKVPVVPVGGGAGTCGGTLPIYGGIQLDLKRMNKIYEIDHQSMTVRVQAGVIGIDLEEEVARHGYTTGHTPTSLRASNIGGFIATRSGGSMSSLYGKIEDLTLGLQVVLADGSVIECKAVPRHSVGPDLKQLFIGSEGTLCVITEAVLKLFPIPQVRRFRSMCFKDVSSGLDAIREVFRRGVVPSVVRLYDPEDTAMSMSSHFDITEGDCMLLLAFDGSQERVELDERVSVEVCIDRGAKDYGEGPAKRWWEHRYDMYYPTKFTTSGYSLGDTIDIVATYDKLESVYRAMKTSMEAQGAVVMSHFSHMYPNGGSIYMIFFVSEADAESAWAKYKQVWDEGVAACLREGGTMSHQHGIGLTRSTYTEAELGSAFEVLKKIKDVLDPNGILNPGKMGLGGRM
- a CDS encoding (Fe-S)-binding protein encodes the protein MGEEEAYKYVLGTLSRERIIPYSLHESEVVRSVEACMNCGICLGHCPVVAAVGVDRFSGPRSIAVELSRSPPEFWSTGDKVYLCTGCGTCREVCPKKVDIPEVVNIVRARLFATRPDLVPRALHGLRETIEQHALAFTPWDDPEEKAESRDMHLEHHSLPYIPDRTSSGAKVLYYPGCQAEERSQEVREAAKLILHHFGVDYSVMDEMSCCGLPSRLMGDRMNAERLAETVRQKALAVKAEMIVTTCAGCTSNLTDMSTQRHWGLPVYHIIEFLVEQIGLGRVISELSRRAAGSDTLRLAVHDPCHLIRHVSRRVSEYALDILDGIPGVEVVRTGVSDSCCGGGGLVAHHSRDVADAVTVENAVGIMKCGADRVVAPCPLCTSQIEDSLFKAGSSVQVDDLTVFIATRLPLRR
- the glpB gene encoding anaerobic glycerol-3-phosphate dehydrogenase subunit B, whose amino-acid sequence is MVETDVLVIGGGMAGLVAGASAAQRGCRVLLIRKGEGATSMSSGAIDVLGYMPGGHPQFGSASEGLAAFPEAFPLHPYCVAGANWSGCEESADGIKEVVKESIDWFKSHINGPGLQFIGSMDANLLPLTVLGTRKPTCLVQDTMYSKSIETESDHTVLFAGVRGHPEFNPVAAARSYISTGPETRERPKKTASCTVGFSPRGGPCNISSIELARHLDLEGTVLSLVDALRPHVEQVGATHVALPPVLGIRNARRNRETLEREMGVTVFELLSFPPSVPGLRLQLALEALFGSAGGNILSGFEAVRAKKEDKTVVTVTCTGPRRVVEVSAKSVVLATGKYIGGGIRVDERGAVETAFGITPVTKGFYSAAASRAFDHTTRVALPYWGQPVFSIGLVVDSHFRPVNPDGTVVAHNLFAAGALLSGYNYSSEKSGLGVAMVTGRRAGLNSSQLGGVD